The proteins below are encoded in one region of Myxococcales bacterium:
- the rnr gene encoding ribonuclease R encodes MGYRQRKATHTGRRSKREKSERFSKKDTVRGYFSLSTRGFGFVNPELGGEDIFIPPGAVGPAMQGDGVVVRFWPSAKGFEGEIIDIWYRAVTHVVGTLRQAASALWLESDDPRMRGPMQVQGSMPSKVSPGIEVIAKIIDYPSRAGEAPVVEITEALGPAGVAKVEVEKIKIREAVRETFSAKVQKEADSFASHLGKKDLQGREDLRDVELVTIDPEDARDHDDALWVSKNQDGSFLVLIAIADVSHYVTPESALDEEAQMRGCSIYLPDRAIPMLPERLSAGLCSLVPNEDRFTLALEIEIRRDGSVKAFRYIEGVMRSAAKLSYEGVAHELGLSTQAKAQSEAKRFHGTLATMWELSQILRQRRMKRGALNLELPETKIVLDPVTEEPLRSVQSRKDPGISKAYTIVEELMLLANETVAADLDKQTLPCIFRVHDKPDPKKMQTFAKMAEAFGFAMPADAAENPKQLGKFLKQIHSSPNASLLHSLLLRAMQQAVYDTKNIGHFGLAAKSYLHFTSPIRRYPDLLVHREVRALIRHRKLNHDKVEHALRLHAVRASRLERRAMTVEREVSNLYSAILMRPFVGHEFTATISSISNFGFYCAIEDPYVEALCRVAELDGDFYELDDMGLRWIGKRSGQSFGLGDKLRIFIEDVSIHQREVRAIPIENFHKTKYKSSKKNQNKKQPGKPRPSRKTNFRKKRKR; translated from the coding sequence ATGGGATATCGACAGCGCAAAGCAACACACACCGGACGCAGAAGCAAGCGAGAGAAAAGCGAACGGTTTTCTAAAAAAGACACCGTAAGAGGCTACTTCTCTCTGAGCACGCGTGGTTTCGGTTTTGTTAATCCCGAACTCGGAGGAGAAGATATTTTCATTCCCCCTGGGGCAGTCGGACCAGCCATGCAGGGCGATGGTGTCGTTGTTCGTTTTTGGCCGAGTGCAAAAGGTTTTGAGGGCGAAATTATCGACATTTGGTATCGCGCCGTCACCCACGTCGTTGGAACATTACGCCAAGCGGCTTCCGCCTTGTGGCTCGAGTCGGATGACCCGCGCATGCGAGGACCCATGCAGGTCCAAGGCTCCATGCCATCAAAAGTTTCACCAGGCATCGAAGTCATCGCAAAAATCATCGACTATCCTTCTCGTGCCGGTGAAGCACCCGTCGTTGAAATCACCGAAGCACTTGGTCCCGCTGGCGTTGCCAAAGTTGAAGTAGAGAAAATAAAAATTCGAGAAGCCGTGCGAGAAACATTTTCGGCTAAAGTGCAAAAAGAAGCAGATAGCTTTGCATCGCATCTTGGCAAAAAGGATCTCCAAGGCCGCGAAGATCTGCGCGATGTCGAACTCGTGACCATTGACCCTGAAGACGCTCGCGACCACGACGACGCCCTTTGGGTCAGCAAAAATCAAGACGGTTCATTTTTAGTACTTATCGCGATTGCCGACGTTTCACACTACGTTACCCCAGAAAGCGCACTGGATGAGGAAGCACAAATGCGCGGTTGCTCTATTTATCTTCCCGACCGAGCAATCCCCATGCTTCCGGAACGGCTGTCGGCTGGACTTTGCTCTTTGGTCCCCAACGAAGACCGTTTCACCTTGGCGCTTGAAATCGAAATCCGGCGCGATGGATCGGTCAAAGCATTTCGCTACATCGAAGGCGTGATGCGCTCTGCCGCAAAGCTCTCCTATGAAGGCGTGGCTCACGAGCTCGGACTCAGCACACAAGCCAAAGCTCAAAGCGAAGCCAAGCGATTTCACGGAACCTTGGCCACCATGTGGGAGCTTAGCCAAATTTTACGGCAAAGGCGCATGAAGCGCGGAGCGCTCAATCTCGAGCTTCCGGAAACCAAAATCGTACTCGACCCCGTCACCGAAGAGCCCTTGCGCAGCGTGCAATCACGCAAAGACCCCGGCATTTCTAAAGCCTACACGATTGTCGAAGAACTCATGCTTCTGGCCAATGAAACCGTCGCGGCCGATCTCGACAAGCAAACCTTGCCTTGCATCTTTCGTGTGCACGACAAACCCGATCCTAAAAAGATGCAAACCTTCGCCAAAATGGCTGAGGCATTTGGCTTTGCGATGCCAGCTGATGCAGCAGAAAACCCCAAGCAACTGGGCAAGTTTTTAAAGCAAATTCATAGCTCACCCAACGCGTCCTTGCTTCATTCTTTGCTACTGCGAGCAATGCAGCAAGCCGTTTATGACACAAAAAACATCGGGCACTTTGGACTTGCAGCCAAATCCTATCTCCATTTCACCTCGCCCATTCGCCGATACCCCGATCTTCTTGTTCATCGCGAAGTCCGCGCGCTGATCCGCCATCGCAAACTTAACCATGATAAAGTTGAGCACGCTCTGAGACTCCACGCTGTACGGGCAAGCCGTCTTGAACGTCGCGCTATGACGGTCGAACGCGAAGTTTCTAACTTGTATAGCGCCATACTCATGCGACCTTTTGTCGGTCACGAGTTCACCGCAACCATCTCAAGCATCTCCAATTTCGGTTTTTATTGTGCGATTGAAGACCCTTATGTTGAAGCGCTTTGTCGTGTCGCGGAACTTGACGGTGATTTTTATGAGCTCGATGACATGGGCCTGCGATGGATTGGCAAACGCAGTGGACAAAGTTTTGGGTTGGGCGACAAACTCCGCATCTTCATCGAGGATGTATCCATCCATCAACGTGAAGTGCGTGCCATTCCAATAGAAAATTTCCATAAAACCAAATACAAAAGCTCCAAAAAGAATCAAAACAAAAAACAACCGGGCAAACCACGTCCCTCACGCAAAACCAACTTTAGAAAAAAGCGAAAGCGATGA
- a CDS encoding PQQ-binding-like beta-propeller repeat protein, with translation MVKLRHSRFTVLGFCALGMLACGKKTVPYTQPQDEAPIPEVSDKEASDFDTVTIVQEADSQFKIAGLKHDKAASGLSLTPLRDDCSIKNAKLVRLSKATSGVLFEDQCVDKTWQELWIIDHVHNLQEKAKIALSETLFDRFELGAKLADAPKHSEELSVVVKKKNSTSSSSEFDVALETHGNLLEVNPVTLEQELMKLATRANKSLTNSPQSALSEADDLLSFHALFCREAPGGKLLFNRKDYGIACGRSEAAALAFATKAAALVATQKQSEAARLLTEVASSAFSFTEQSNAIIEKLLEQKLGSSVDIKVHTGPIVQGSVPSAAYPGLNFVGEETVIVYTNPPKRWSVGSSAFDSDSTPASRPHPLSPNRQLAVVNLHRSCAGYAVGIAPASWLSDTSLGLRYKQSVVFTGSDESCKLSKEAEADTGGWNVFGWTPSGIVMNHAESLWMLPVNSDGESTGELSKLGLANALPKGLSSPAVSESQNAFVIALPGGAAIYRSSSPNDAILLRPKAWAPPGYRLSRSHFHPLQHVLQQSTTEGYLSLSSYKTSRLNKHTSLLVSMACGLFACATSGAVHEAQNEKQSPAVVSRPNADQVEHSPSLPSKALIRVYRATGRILWSPLFPSKKSIVLSSTTGQAIALDKQGKRLWEHDFGRTMFGASVLDQQNNVVLVSDDGTVRSFSSTGQQRWSYAVHHSTVAGIRIDQKGRLFVPSLGLVALNSEGKLLWHYMTASTLHHLPAFQSDGKVIIGTLDGIAHGINHNGRGAWRYDTKASISAGIAVGPDDSIYLPTEGKGLVALDAQGKLRWEFPLNLAIRATPLVFQGKRTLVVFGCDDHMIYALRAQDGSLAWKIQSWGAVRASPSNPQDELIFIGSDDGFVYLIDPDGKLRYKIVVGQAVRSAVVASPWNWFYFGADDGWLYAFHN, from the coding sequence ATGGTTAAACTAAGACACTCCCGCTTTACTGTTCTTGGATTTTGCGCCCTCGGCATGTTGGCCTGCGGAAAGAAGACTGTCCCATATACGCAACCTCAAGATGAAGCGCCGATTCCAGAAGTCTCCGACAAAGAGGCTTCCGATTTTGACACCGTCACGATTGTTCAAGAAGCCGACAGCCAGTTCAAAATAGCGGGCCTAAAACACGATAAAGCAGCAAGCGGTCTTTCTCTGACGCCTCTAAGGGACGACTGCTCTATTAAAAATGCTAAGCTTGTTCGCCTAAGCAAGGCCACGAGCGGCGTCCTATTCGAGGATCAGTGTGTGGATAAAACCTGGCAAGAGTTATGGATCATCGATCATGTGCATAACCTGCAAGAGAAAGCTAAAATAGCACTCAGCGAAACACTTTTTGATCGTTTCGAGCTTGGAGCAAAACTGGCCGACGCACCAAAACACTCCGAAGAACTGTCGGTTGTCGTTAAAAAGAAAAATAGCACGTCATCATCTTCTGAATTTGACGTAGCACTCGAAACGCATGGCAACTTGCTCGAAGTCAATCCCGTAACTTTGGAACAAGAGCTCATGAAGCTCGCTACACGTGCAAATAAAAGCCTGACAAACTCCCCCCAAAGCGCCCTAAGCGAAGCCGATGACCTGCTTAGCTTTCATGCGCTTTTTTGCCGTGAAGCACCTGGTGGAAAACTACTTTTTAACAGAAAAGACTACGGAATCGCGTGTGGTCGTTCAGAGGCAGCAGCGCTTGCATTCGCTACAAAAGCAGCAGCGCTCGTCGCGACGCAAAAACAAAGTGAAGCAGCGCGCTTGTTGACCGAAGTTGCATCTTCAGCTTTTTCTTTCACGGAGCAGAGCAACGCAATTATTGAGAAGCTGTTAGAGCAGAAACTCGGCAGCAGCGTTGATATCAAAGTACACACTGGACCCATAGTGCAAGGGAGCGTTCCAAGCGCGGCTTACCCTGGTTTAAACTTTGTGGGAGAAGAGACGGTGATTGTTTATACCAATCCGCCGAAGCGCTGGAGCGTTGGATCGTCTGCTTTCGATAGCGACAGCACGCCAGCCTCACGGCCTCATCCGCTGAGCCCAAACCGTCAGCTTGCCGTCGTCAATCTTCATCGAAGCTGTGCGGGTTACGCTGTTGGGATTGCACCTGCATCGTGGCTTTCGGATACTTCGCTTGGCTTGCGTTACAAACAAAGTGTTGTGTTCACCGGCTCGGATGAATCATGCAAACTAAGCAAAGAAGCAGAAGCAGATACGGGCGGCTGGAACGTTTTTGGCTGGACTCCAAGCGGCATCGTCATGAATCATGCGGAATCGCTTTGGATGCTTCCCGTCAATTCTGACGGGGAATCTACCGGAGAGCTATCTAAACTCGGCCTAGCCAACGCTCTGCCCAAAGGGCTTAGCAGTCCGGCTGTCAGTGAAAGTCAAAACGCTTTTGTGATCGCCCTGCCGGGCGGCGCGGCCATATATCGCAGCTCCTCCCCAAATGACGCCATTCTTCTACGCCCGAAAGCCTGGGCCCCTCCCGGGTACCGATTGAGCAGGTCGCACTTTCACCCTCTGCAACACGTGTTGCAGCAATCTACAACGGAAGGATATTTGTCCTTGAGCAGTTACAAAACCAGCAGACTGAATAAACACACTTCCCTGCTTGTTAGCATGGCATGCGGCTTGTTTGCTTGTGCAACTTCCGGAGCTGTCCACGAAGCTCAAAACGAAAAACAAAGTCCTGCAGTTGTCAGCCGCCCAAATGCAGATCAGGTTGAGCATAGCCCATCGCTGCCAAGCAAGGCACTAATACGTGTTTACCGTGCAACAGGCCGCATCTTGTGGTCGCCTCTGTTTCCCAGCAAAAAAAGCATCGTGCTTTCTTCAACCACCGGGCAGGCCATCGCCTTAGATAAACAGGGCAAACGCCTTTGGGAGCATGACTTTGGACGCACGATGTTTGGCGCGTCAGTTCTTGATCAACAAAACAATGTCGTTTTGGTTAGCGACGATGGAACAGTGCGTTCTTTTTCATCAACCGGGCAACAGCGCTGGAGCTACGCAGTCCATCATTCCACCGTTGCAGGAATCCGAATCGATCAAAAAGGACGTCTCTTCGTTCCATCACTGGGTTTGGTTGCACTAAACTCAGAGGGAAAGCTTTTGTGGCACTACATGACAGCAAGTACCTTGCACCATTTGCCAGCCTTCCAATCGGATGGAAAAGTCATCATAGGTACCTTAGACGGCATTGCGCACGGAATTAATCACAATGGTAGAGGCGCGTGGCGCTACGATACCAAAGCCAGCATCTCTGCCGGAATCGCAGTTGGGCCGGATGATAGCATCTACCTTCCAACCGAAGGCAAAGGCCTTGTCGCGCTCGATGCACAGGGCAAGTTGCGCTGGGAGTTCCCTCTAAACTTAGCAATTCGTGCTACGCCGCTTGTCTTTCAAGGCAAACGCACGCTCGTCGTTTTTGGTTGTGATGACCATATGATTTACGCACTCAGGGCTCAGGACGGATCGCTGGCCTGGAAGATTCAAAGCTGGGGAGCAGTTCGTGCTAGCCCATCAAATCCGCAAGATGAACTAATTTTCATCGGATCGGACGATGGCTTTGTCTACCTTATCGATCCAGATGGAAAACTCAGATATAAGATAGTCGTTGGACAAGCGGTTCGCTCTGCGGTCGTTGCCTCGCCGTGGAACTGGTTTTATTTCGGCGCAGATGACGGCTGGCTTTACGCTTTTCACAATTAA